The nucleotide sequence TCGCTCCTCGTCGTGCTGCCGGCCGTGCTGTGCGGCGCCGCTCGCGGCCTCGCGGAGTCAGGCGCCGTCGCCACCCAACCGGGACCGCCTCCAGACCGCGCCACGGCGACCTTCGGCGAGCACTGCGCCGGCTGCCACGGCGACGACCTCGCCGGCGCACGCGCCGGCAGCCTGCTGACGACCGCTGGAACTACGGGCGGCGACGACGACAACGCCGCTGCACGATTCGCGACGGACACCCGGAGGACGGCATGCCGGCCTTCGCGCCCGCCTTCGACGAGGCGCGCATCCGCGAGCTCATCGCGTTCATCCGCACGCGGGCCTCACGGGCGAAGGGCGCGCCGGCCTCCCGGGCCACACCCGTCGTCGACGGCATCGTCGCCAGCGAACGCCACCGCTTCCGGATCGAGACCATCACCGATGCGCTCGAGACGCCGTGGGGCCTGGCCGTCCTGCCGGACGGCCGCGTGCTCGTCACCGAGCGCCCGGGCCGCCTGCGGGTCATCGAGCGCGGGACGCTCCGCGCCGAACCGGTCGCTGGCGTCCCGAAGGTGTGGACACGGCAGGATGGCGGGCTGTTCGACGTGGAGGCCCATCCCGACTTCGCGAAGAACGGCTGGATCTACCTGGCGTACGCCGAGCAGCGGGACGAGAACCGCTCGATGACCGTGATCCTCCGCGGGCGGCTCGAGGGCAACGCGCTCGTGGACCAGGTGACGATCGCGCGCTGGCCCGACGAGTGGTACATCGCCAGCAACGTCCACTACGGATCGCGGTTCACGTTCGACAAGGACGGGTTCCTCTACTACAGCATCGGCGACCGCGGCCGCGCCGACCGCGCGCAGGATCTGTCGGCGCCGGTGGGCAAGATCCATCGGCTGACGGCAGACGGCACACCGGCGCCCGGCAACCCGTTCCTGAACCGCCCGGGGGCGCTGCCGTCGATCTGGAGCTACGGCCACAGGAATCCGCAAGGCTTCTCCTGGCACCCAGTGACTGGTGAGCTGTGGGAGACCG is from Vicinamibacterales bacterium and encodes:
- a CDS encoding PQQ-dependent sugar dehydrogenase, encoding MPAFAPAFDEARIRELIAFIRTRASRAKGAPASRATPVVDGIVASERHRFRIETITDALETPWGLAVLPDGRVLVTERPGRLRVIERGTLRAEPVAGVPKVWTRQDGGLFDVEAHPDFAKNGWIYLAYAEQRDENRSMTVILRGRLEGNALVDQVTIARWPDEWYIASNVHYGSRFTFDKDGFLYYSIGDRGRADRAQDLSAPVGKIHRLTADGTPAPGNPFLNRPGALPSIWSYGHRNPQGFSWHPVTGELWETEHGPRGGDEVNVIKKGANYGWPIVSSGILDGFVSPAVNGQATSVTSRPDMESPVTYYTPSPGISPMLFYTGAAFPRWRNDLLVGLMRDEELRRLTIEGHRVVAQEVLVRGIGRVRDVVQAADGSLYVALATPGAVVSDTTPGRVVRISPVP